The genomic segment GTGCGGCATCGTCGCCCGCCTGAAAGGCGATCTCGACGCCGCCGCACGGCAGAGCGTCGAGGCGCTCGAGAGACTCTCGCTCGACGCCCAGCAGCAGTACACCCCGATCTGGTACGTGCAGGGGGACTGGAGCATCGGGCACCACCTCCGGGCCGTGCTGGAGAGCGTGGAGGACGATCTCCTGGTCCTCTCCCTGGACAACCGCATCGTGGAGAAGTATGCCGACCTGATCGCCCGGGTCGGGCGGCGGCACCGCGTGCGGATCCTCTATGCCCGCCGCCAGGAGGCACCGCCAGTCCCGAACGCCGCCGCCTATGAGGTCGCCTCCCTCTGCGACTACTTCCGCGAGAACATCTACGAGCGGGTGCTCGCCGCGCCCGTGCTGCGGGAGGGTTCGACGTTTGCCGCGGAGTGCATCCTGCTCGCGGACGGGAAGGAGTCCATGCTCGTCTACACCCTCGACGGCGAACGGATGGCGGTGCTCATCACGCTCCCCTTCATCACCTGCATGCAGCACCGGCTGCTGGAGCAGATGCTCGCGCAGGCGCAGCCCCTCGATCACCCGCGGGAATAACGGGCGGGGGGTGAGACGGGCGAAACGGGATGAAGGTTACCTGACGTCCGCCCCAGGCGGTTCGAGCGCATCTCCCGGGTCGCACCGCGGCCGTCCCACTCATCCCTGGCTATTTCGATGCGTCGATGTTAGAGCCTGGCATTCCCGCCGGCATCGGCTGGCGTCCCGTCGTCGCCGGGCATCCCCTCTCTACGAAGGACCTGTCTCCTCGAGGGGGATATACGGAACGAACCGCAGCAGGTCCGAACGGAGCCGATCGAACCCGGTCCGCTCCATGAACCGCGCCGTCCGCTCTCCCCACCCGGCGTTCGCCCGGTAGTACTCCAGCAGGCGCTGGACAAGATCCAGGACCTCGCCATCGGCGAGGTTCCGCGCGATCTCGTCCCCGATGCGGGGATCCCGCCCCCCGTTGCCCCCGAAGATGACAGTCCACCCTCTGTTCGTGCCAATGATGCCGATGTCCCGCAGGCGGCTCTCCCCGCAGCAGCGGGGGCAGCCCGACACCCCGATCTTGATCTTGGCCGNNNNNNNNNNGGCGATCATGACAAGCGCGTAGATGAAACCGGCCGCCTTCGGGATCTGCTCCAGCACCATGGTACCAGGATTGGACCGATACCCATATGAAACTGGTGTAACTTACAGAGTTACAGCATGGAGTCCATCGTGGAGAACCTCGTCCTGCTCGGGATGAAGGAGTACGAGGCGAAGGTGTACGTGGCGCTGGTCGGGATGGGGGAGGGAAACGCCCGCCGGATCCACGAGACGAGCGGCGTGCCCCGCCCCCGGGTCTACGACATCCTGGAGGGGCTCGCGGCCAGGGGGTTTGTGGAAGTGCGTCAGGGCAGCCCGCTCGTCTACCGCCCCGTGAACCCGGAGACGGTCGTCGCCCGCCTGAAAGGCGATATCGACGCCGCAGCACGGGAGAGCGTCGAGGCGCTCGAGAAGCTCTCGCTCGACGCCCAGCAGCAGTACACCCCGATCTGGTACGTGCGGGGGGACTGGAGCATCGGACACCACCTCCGGGCCGTGCTGGAGAGCGTGGAAGACGATCTCCTGATCCTCTCTCTGGACAACCGCATCGTGGAGAAGTATGCCGACCTGATCGCCCGGGTCGGGCGGCGGCACCGCG from the Methanomicrobiales archaeon genome contains:
- a CDS encoding NAD(P)/FAD-dependent oxidoreductase, which translates into the protein AKIKIGVSGCPRCCGESRLRDIGIIGTNRGWTVIFGGNGGRDPRIGDEIARNLADGEVLDLVQRLLEYYRANAGWGERTARFMERTGFDRLRSDLLRFVPYIPLEETGPS
- a CDS encoding helix-turn-helix domain-containing protein, with product MESIVENLVLLGMKEYEAKVYVALVGMGEGNARRIHETSGVPRPRVYDILEGLAARGFVEVRQGSPLVYRPVNPETVVARLKGDIDAAARESVEALEKLSLDAQQQYTPIWYVRGDWSIGHHLRAVLESVEDDLLILSLDNRIVEKYADLIARVGRRHRVRILYARRQEAPPVPNAAAYEVASLCDYFRENIYERVLAAPVLREGSTFAAECILLADEQESMLVYTLDGERMAVIITLPFITCMQGRLLEQMLLQAQPLEAPRE